GAgtaccggcaccggcaccggcaccgccgcGGGGACGGGCTCCCGGGGGGCGGCACCCaccggggcgggcgggggcagGCGGGACGCGCGGCACCTCCCGGGGCGGGGCACCCCCAGCAGGGAACCCGATCCCCCATCCCGATTATTTTGCATCCTGTTGGGACGGGGCCATGGGGAGGGCTGATGAGCTCCAGCTGGCAGCGGGACTCTGCGCTGGACACCTGAATCCTATTTTAGCATCCAGCAGATGATGGACTTCCTGGGATGCAGGGTTGAGAGTGTAAAGgatgaaaaaacccaactttcCCCCCcgaaaaaaaagcagtttccaACCCTGTCCCGTGTGAGGGATGAGGCTGCCTGGTCATGCTGCCAAATCCAGGCAGGAACAGGCAGGAAAACCCTCCTGGTGCTGCCGGTGGCGGGTGCCAAAGGGAGCTCAGCCCCGGGAGCTCACAGGTGTGTGGTGACAGTGGCTTCTCCCCCCTGACCTGTCCGCAGGGGCCACCGGGCATACCTGAGCAGTGCCCCCCACTATGACTTCCCGCGGTACCGGCAGCTGGTGCACGAGGTCACCGTGGCCTTCAGTGGCATCTCCCGGGAGGTGCTGGGCATCGCCGGGCGCCTGCGGGACGAGCTCGGCCGCCCCGACCTGGCCCAGCACCTGGCCCGGCTCCAGGAGCgggagcaggagaagctgcagctggtgggtgctgggctgtgggtggggggggtccctgaggcagtgctggggctggtttggggggggtctcagCTCCTGTGGTGTCCCCCCGCAGACGGCGCAGCTGCAGCTGgcccagcagcaggcacaggacCAGCCCGAGGTGGACACTCATCAGCAGGAGGTGCGGGAGCTCAAGCACAAGTAGGTGGTGGCTCCGCTGCTGTCCCCCCTCATTTTGGGAAGGCAGCATCCCCCTAGCTTAGAACCCCCACTGccatccccttctccccctGGTTTTGGGATGGCACCGCAGAATCCTGGAGTGTCCTGAGATGGAAGGGACGCACAGGGATCACGGAGCCCAGGCCAGGagccccttccctgcctttccccGCCCTCCCTCCGGCCCAGGGGGGCCCAGATGGTGCCTTCGGGGTCTGGCGGCGCTGCGTGGCCGCGTCCCCTCGGCCTCCCCAGGCTGAGTGTTTCATAAACAGCGCGGGGAAGGCGAGGCGGCCCACATAATACGCTCCATATGGGCTTTATTTATAGTTTCCATCCGCTCTCGTAGGCTAATTAAAACCATTGAGGCAATCAGCGAAATTCTCCAGGACCTTAAGTACGATTCGGAAGAAGTTGAGTGATGGGTGTCCCCGTGGGAACGGCTGGAGGGGCCGGGCTGGTGGAACGGGGGCCCCGCTCATCCCCCACCCGCTCCCGGTGCACCTTGGCAAGGTGGGCATTGTCCTCTGGGCCCCTTTTTTGGAGCACAGGCTGGAAGGGGTGGGGAAGCCCCCTCTGGGACAAGTGGGCTCCCCCTAAATCCTGAGTATCCCTCAGCAGAGGGGTCCGGCGTGGGGCTGGTTcccctccctggctgtgccGGGGCTGTGCCAAAGGCAAACCACACCCTGCAGTGCCACGGGGCTGCCATGCTTGGCCCCCATCGAGCTGggcactgtccctgctgccagctggagtCCCACGGGCAgcagccccccccccaaaccacaTCTTGGAGAccagctgtgcccccagccccactgcagctccagtgctgcaCAAGCGCTTTTTCTATGGTCACCCCAAATAAACCTGTCCCCACGGAGCTGGCCTGAGTGGTGTGATCTCAAGGGTTCGTGTGGCCCCCgctgccccagtgccaccccctccACCTTGGCTCGGTCCCCTGGGAGCCCCGGGATGGGGTGACAAGGGCCACGGGCCCCATTTGGCTGCCCGCTGCATCCCCGTCCCcgcgcagcgctgccgctccgctGACGCAGACCCCGGTGGGGTTTCAGAGGTTTATTGGCATTAAGCTTAAATCTGTTCCTAATTGACTGAAATGGAACCAAAATAAGGCTGGTTTGAATCAAAACTGGAGCAGGCACTGGGCAAACCCCAGCAGCCTCCAATCAGCCCGCGTGGCTCCCTGGGGACGGACCCCTCCGTGCACTCGCACGTGGGACCCTGGCGAGAAAAAGGCCAAAATCGCTTCCCGGGGGGAACTGCGGCGAGGGTGGGGTCACCCGGGAAGCCCCCGCCGCCCCTTTcatcccaggggctgctccGGCTGGCGGAGCAAAGCCTCCGTGCCTCCCCCGGCCGGGCAAGGCTGGGGGGTCCCCTCGCTGCCGCAGGGCCGTGGTCCCACAGAGCCCCCGGGGCTGGGCCAGCCCGGCCCCCCAACCTCACCCCACCCCATGCCCCAGGGCTGCGGGGCCGCGCTGCGCCCCGGCCGCCTCCCAGCTcccccgcggcggggccggggcgggcgcgggcggTCCCGGGTGGGCGCCGGGCGCCCCgtcccatcctgccggcgctCGGTCCCCCGCGGGCTACAACTTATCGCCGGGAAGAACCTGcggagaggagcagagccccGCGTCGCCCCGGGGTCGGCGTCACcccccccagcatccctggggtgggggggtcaCCCCTcgtgtccccccccccaccccccgtcCCCACCCAGCCGGGGAGAAGAAGTGCGAAAGGCTCCTTACCTACCTGGTTGCGTGTTTTGTGCGATTTCTGCAGCCACACGCGCCACTGGTCGTAGAGTTTGATGCCGATGTTGGAGCAGCCGTAGGCGTGTTTCTTCACCCACCCGAAAAACTGCTTCAGCTCCCGCCGCAGCGTCGTGTTCTGCTCCCCCGCCTTGGGGTCGCAGCCCCCCGCCACTCGCTCTGCGGGGACAAGGGGGTCGGTGGCACACGGGGGGGCCGCGCCTCAACCCCCCCCGTCGCCGCTGTGCCGTGAACAAGGAGGGCCGAGAGCGACACGAGCAGGTTTTGGCTCCCaaaaggggaggaaggggaaagcCGAGCTCCAAATTGGCCCCTTTGCAAGAAATCCAGGTGCCGGGCATGGAGCGGGGAAGGGCCCCCCGCACATCCCCCGGTGCGCGGGGAGGGGAGCGCGGCACCGGCGGCACCGGCGAGCGCTGCTGGCGGCACTCACCGCTGCGTGGGGTGGAGGCGGCCGTGGGGTTGCTCCAGTCGCTCCAGATTCCGGCTTTCTTGGAGCCGTAGATGCTGAAGGGATTACAGCGCACCTGGACGAAGTAGACGGTGCCGGGGCGCAGGCCGGCCAGGCGGCAGGAGGTCTGGTTGCCCACGTCATCCACCACCTGCAGAGGGAGGAGATGGGAGCGCCCGGACCCTCGGGCACCCCGCGCTGTCCCCCGGCACCGGCGGTGCCCACCCACCTTCCACTCGGAGCTGTCCTCCACCCGGTATTGGATCTGGTACTTGGCTTGGAAGAGGAAATCCTTGAGGGCCGGCGGGGAGCTCCAGCGCACGCTCAGCTGGTCCTCCAGGTCGCCCACCCTGCTGACGTGCACGTCCGACGGCGGGTCCGTGGTGACTgcggggacagggcagggctggcggggacagcggggcagcgccgcgggGCCGCGAGGGTTAAGGAGCCGCGGATGTAAAAGCGACTCGGAGCAAACAGCCTAATTCGATTAGGAGCAATTCTGCTCACATATCGCCCATTTCCTGCTGCCCCCCGCCCCAGCCCAGCGCGGCCCCTCCCCGCGAGGTCACCGGCACGGCGGTGACACCGCGGCGGTGGCGTGGCTCACCCACGTCGAGGATGTCCAGCATGACCACGTCGGACACGGCCACCCCCAGGCGGTTGGACGCCTCCACCCAGATCTCGTAGGGCGTGAAGAGGGCCAGGTCCTTGGGGATGTGGCAGGAGTAGGTTCCGGCAGTGTGGTATTCCTGGCAGGTGTTGTCCTGGCCGTACCACCTGCGGGCAGGTGATGGATGAGGCACCGGCACCGCTCCCCCACCCCCGGGATGCTCCCGTGGGTCGTTTTTTGGCCGTTCCACACCGCCAGAACTGGGGGGGCCGGCCCCGTGGTTCACTCAGTGATTCCCAACTCAACCAGGCCCACGGCAGCTTCTCCTAaccctccccagctccatgAGCAAACTCATCCCTGCAGCACCACCCCCAAGCAGGGGCCAGCCAGGAGGCGTCGAGCTGTCCCTTCCCTGTTGTCCATTAAATCCCACTGCAACGTTTTTAACAATAACGGGGATGAAGGTGAGCGCCCACCTGCGCTTGTACTTGAGGGTGTAGTTGGTGTGCAGGAAGGTCTCCCCTTCTGTCCCTGGCGCCCACTTGCAGGTCAGGTCCTTCATGTTTTTGGACCAGCAGGTGATGTTGACTGGTTTTTCTGGGGGTACTGGGAgagacaaaaagcaaagaacaagaGGTTccagagctgtttttttttccagccacgGAGACACAACCCCCAAATCCAAGCTGCGTTCCCAGCTGAGCCTCTGTATTCCCGGGAATGCGTAGCgacccaaaaaacaaacccaagctGCATTCCCCGTTCCGATTCCATATTCCTGGGACGTGGCATTGTCCTTAAAATAGCCCGAGATAAAATCTTACGATTATTGGTTCGGACAAGCGCGTTTTAACCGAGGCTTTGCCGAAACAGCCTCTCAGCTGCAGGCGGGTCAGGGTTCCACCAGAGCAGCTCTTGGCACGCTTTGGTGAGAACCAGGATGCTGAATCCTCCGTGGGGATCCCCGGCTTCTCTCCCATGGGGGAGGCGCATCCCGGTGTGGCTGGACCCCAGCGCCAGCTGgaccctggcacagagcagccagacCCCAG
This sequence is a window from Vidua macroura isolate BioBank_ID:100142 chromosome 26, ASM2450914v1, whole genome shotgun sequence. Protein-coding genes within it:
- the REX1BD gene encoding required for excision 1-B domain-containing protein, giving the protein MTGEAVRELLQRLRALQSERVETYRLFEEGHRAYLSSAPHYDFPRYRQLVHEVTVAFSGISREVLGIAGRLRDELGRPDLAQHLARLQEREQEKLQLTAQLQLAQQQAQDQPEVDTHQQEVRELKHKLIKTIEAISEILQDLKYDSEEVE
- the CRLF1 gene encoding cytokine receptor-like factor 1 isoform X3, producing the protein MPPPPLLPMLPLLLVLCPRLPRADPLSYPAVISPQDPTLLIGSSLVATCTVSPDFPLKAEDLYWTLNGRRLPAASYATLGPSTLSVALARLNGSRQQSGDNLVCHSRDGGILAGSCLYVGLPPEKPVNITCWSKNMKDLTCKWAPGTEGETFLHTNYTLKYKRRWYGQDNTCQEYHTAGTYSCHIPKDLALFTPYEIWVEASNRLGVAVSDVVMLDILDVVTTDPPSDVHVSRVGDLEDQLSVRWSSPPALKDFLFQAKYQIQYRVEDSSEWKVVDDVGNQTSCRLAGLRPGTVYFVQVRCNPFSIYGSKKAGIWSDWSNPTAASTPRSERVAGGCDPKAGEQNTTLRRELKQFFGWVKKHAYGCSNIGIKLYDQWRVWLQKSHKTRNQVGKEFFPAISCSPRGTERRQDGTGRPAPTRDRPRPPRPRRGGAGRRPGRSAAPQPWGMGWGEVGGPGWPSPGGSVGPRPCGSEGTPQPCPAGGGTEALLRQPEQPLG
- the CRLF1 gene encoding cytokine receptor-like factor 1 isoform X1, producing the protein MPPPPLLPMLPLLLVLCPRLPRADPLSYPAVISPQDPTLLIGSSLVATCTVSPDFPLKAEDLYWTLNGRRLPAASYATLGPSTLSVALARLNGSRQQSGDNLVCHSRDGGILAGSCLYVGLPPEKPVNITCWSKNMKDLTCKWAPGTEGETFLHTNYTLKYKRRWYGQDNTCQEYHTAGTYSCHIPKDLALFTPYEIWVEASNRLGVAVSDVVMLDILDVVTTDPPSDVHVSRVGDLEDQLSVRWSSPPALKDFLFQAKYQIQYRVEDSSEWKVVDDVGNQTSCRLAGLRPGTVYFVQVRCNPFSIYGSKKAGIWSDWSNPTAASTPRSERVAGGCDPKAGEQNTTLRRELKQFFGWVKKHAYGCSNIGIKLYDQWRVWLQKSHKTRNQVLPGDKL
- the CRLF1 gene encoding cytokine receptor-like factor 1 isoform X2; the encoded protein is MPPPPLLPMLPLLLVLCPRLPRADPLSYPAVISPQDPTLLIGSSLVATCTVSPDFPLKAEDLYWTLNGRRLPAASYATLGPSTLSVALARLNGSRQQSGDNLVCHSRDGGILAGSCLYVGLPPEKPVNITCWSKNMKDLTCKWAPGTEGETFLHTNYTLKYKRRWYGQDNTCQEYHTAGTYSCHIPKDLALFTPYEIWVEASNRLGVAVSDVVMLDILDVVTTDPPSDVHVSRVGDLEDQLSVRWSSPPALKDFLFQAKYQIQYRVEDSSEWKVVDDVGNQTSCRLAGLRPGTVYFVQVRCNPFSIYGSKKAGIWSDWSNPTAASTPRSERVAGGCDPKAGEQNTTLRRELKQFFGWVKKHAYGCSNIGIKLYDQWRVWLQKSHKTRNQVGSSRR